Proteins from one Primulina huaijiensis isolate GDHJ02 chromosome 18, ASM1229523v2, whole genome shotgun sequence genomic window:
- the LOC140965079 gene encoding ABC transporter G family member 9-like, with the protein METEMADMEAQSNGVEKESATIFKKANCPVTLMFKDVVYKIKIEKRGIIKRNSKSEEKVILKGITGMVLPGEILAMLGPSGSGKTTLLTALGGRLGGLLSGSVTYSGKPFSNTLKRNMGFVTQDDFLYPHLTVLETLVYTALLRLPRTLTKEEKVQHAEDIVTQLGLSRCRNSIAGGPLLRGISGGERKRVSIGQEMLINPSLLFLDEPTSGLDSTTAMRIVSTLWELANGGRTVVMTIHQPSSRLFYMFHKVLLLSEGNPLYYGKGSCAMDYFLDIGFAPSIVMNPADFLLDLANGVSTADSQEDQTDIKQTLVRAFENNLSERVKAEHVIINHHIPEIIDERPFKQLSNTWWYQFSVLLRRGLKERKHESFSGLKIAQVLVVAFLCGCLWWKSDINHLQDQVGLFFFYSSFWGFFPLFQAIFTFPQERIMLAKERSSGMYRLSSYFMAQTVGDLPMELVLPTIFFTITYWMAGLKPTAGSFLSGLVILLYSVLCSQGLGLAIGAIFMDQKSATVLGSVVMLTFLLASGYFVQNVPGFIGWIKYISISHYTFKLLLGSQHRPGETYPCDMNKPCLVEDFPSVKAVGLDGRAISVIALAIMLVGYRLIAYLALMRIGMPRK; encoded by the exons ATGGAGACCGAGATGGCGGATATGGAAGCCCAGAGTAACGGCGTTGAGAAAGAGAGTGCCACCATCTTCAAGAAAGCTAATTGTCCTGTCACGTTGATG TTTAAGGATGTTGTTTACAAGATCAAAATTGAGAAAAGAGGAATCATAAAGAGAAACTCAAAATCCGAGGAGAAAGTAATCTTGAAGGGCATCACCGGCATGGTGCTACCAGGTGAAATTTTGGCTATGTTAGGTCCATCCGGCAGCGGCAAAACAACTCTTTTAACTGCATTAGGTGGCCGACTTGGCGGCCTTCTCTCTGGCAGTGTCACTTATAGTGGCAAGCCATTTTCAAACACGTTGAAACGGAATATGGGATTTGTTACACAAGATGACTTCCTTTACCCGCACCTGACTGTGCTAGAAACCCTAGTTTACACGGCATTACTGCGCTTGCCGAGAACTCTGACCAAAGAGGAAAAGGTGCAGCATGCAGAAGATATTGTGACTCAACTTGGATTGTCAAGGTGCAGAAACAGCATTGCGGGAGGACCTTTATTGAGGGGAATTTCGGGGGGCGAGAGAAAACGAGTAAGCATTGGTCAAGAGATGCTGATAAATCCAAGCCTATTGTTTCTTGATGAGCCCACCTCTGGGCTTGATTCAACGACTGCGATGAGGATCGTCTCTACATTGTGGGAGTTAGCTAATGGAGGACGAACCGTGGTAATGACGATTCACCAGCCTTCGAGCAGGCTGTTTTATATGTTTCACAAGGTTCTTTTGTTGTCTGAAGGGAATCCCTTGTATTATGGAAAGGGATCTTGTGCCATGgattatttcttggatattggTTTCGCTCCATCAATCGTCATGAATCCTGCTGATTTCCTATTAGATCTCGCCAATG GAGTCTCGACTGCTGATTCGCAGGAAGATCAGACAGATATTAAGCAGACCCTTGTTCGCGCTTTCGAGAACAATTTGTCTGAGAGGGTAAAGGCAGAACATGTTATCATCAATCACCATATTCCTGAAATCATTGACGAGAGGCCATTTAAGCAATTGTCGAATACATGGTGGTATCAATTTTCCGTTTTGTTGAGAAGAGGACTAAAGGAAAGAAAGCATGAATCTTTCTCCGGCCTCAAGATCGCCCAGGTTCTGGTGGTAGCTTTCCTGTGTGGATGTTTGTGGTGGAAATCTGATATTAATCACTTGCAAGATCAG GTCGGGCTTTTCTTCTTTTACTCGAGCTTTTGGGGCTTCTTCCCTCTATTCCAAGCCATATTCACTTTCCCACAAGAACGTATAATGCTAGCAAAAGAAAGATCTTCTGGCATGTACCGTCTATCGTCCTACTTCATGGCACAAACCGTGGGTGACTTGCCAATGGAATTAGTCCTACCCACCATTTTTTTCACCATAACCTACTGGATGGCAGGGTTGAAACCCACAGCAGGATCCTTCTTATCTGGCTTGGTCATTCTACTATATAGCGTGCTATGTTCTCAAGGACTCGGGCTTGCCATTGGAGCTATTTTCATGGACCAGAAATCAGCAACAGTTCTTGGATCAGTTGTCATGTTAACTTTCCTATTAGCCAGCGGATATTTTGTTCAGAACGTGCCCGGATTCATTGGATGGATCAAGTACATATCGATCAGTCACTACACGTTTAAGCTCTTATTGGGATCACAACACAGGCCGGGTGAAACTTATCCTTGTGATATGAATAAACCCTGTCTTGTTGAGGATTTTCCATCGGTAAAGGCCGTGGGACTCGACGGGCGAGCCATAAGTGTGATTGCTTTGGCCATAATGCTTGTGGGTTATAGGCTTATTGCATATCTTGCACTGATGAGAATTGGTATGCCAAGAAAATAG
- the LOC140964946 gene encoding peptidyl-prolyl cis-trans isomerase CYP37, chloroplastic isoform X3, whose product MAFLLCASCACLSPTKHSLLAPSAAKPISSSTVSSILCFNRGPYLERFLSPKFSRIWSQKDNDANELMNECNHRPYLGTWMDLGRKQFEITLAAVIFFLQLTSPVSGTVHEFWSIPSAEAVLYSPETKIPRTGELALRRAIPANTNMKAIQRKPFGTMEGNVKKALKIATDEKESILSSIPVELREEGSVLYASLTDGKGGLKNLLESIKDKDADKVSVGLASSLDIVAQLELLQAPGLSFLLPEPYLNYPRLTGRAVAEFAIEKGDGSTFSPEAGGQSRNTITIQVVLDGYSAPLTAGNFAKLVADGAYNGVKLLSINQAIISDSAMGKAVGYSVPLEIMPSGQFEPLYKTTLNVQDGELPVLPLSVYGAVAMAHNEVSEEYSSPNQFFFYLYDKRNSGLGGISFDEGQFSVCGYTTVGRENLSQIKTGDVIRSAKLVEGQDRLILPKENSN is encoded by the exons ATGGCCTTCCTTTTGTGTGCTTCCTGTGCCTGTCTCTCTCCCACCAAGCATTCACTACTCGCCCCATCTGCTGCAAAGCCCATTTCTAGTTCAACTGTAAGCTCCATACTTTGCTTCAACAGAGGACCTTATCTGGAAAGATTTCTCTCTCCTAAATTCAGTCGCATTTGGTCCCAAAAGGATAATGACGCAAAT GAGTTGATGAATGAGTGCAATCATCGGCCTTATTTAGGAACATGGATGGACCTAGGAAGGAAGCAGTTTGAGATCACCCTGGCAGCCGTCATTTTCTTTCTCCAGCTAACATCTCCAGTATCTGGGACAGTTCACGAGTTTTGGTCCATTCCTTCTGCTGAAGCAGTGCTTTATTCCCCAGAAACAAAAATTCCTCGGACAGGGGAACTGGCTTTGAGAAGAGCAATTCCAGCTAATACCAATATGAAAGCTATACAG AGGAAACCCTTTGGAACCATGGAGGGAAATGTCAAGAAAGCTCTGAAG ATTGCCACAGATGAAAAAGAGTCCATTCTGTCGAGCATACCAGTTGAATTGAGGGAGGAAGGTTCAGTTCTATATGCATCTCTGACAGATGGGAAG GGTGGACTGAAAAACCTTCTTGAAAGCATCAAGGATAAAGATGCTGACAAAGTGTCAGTTGGCCTTGCGTCTTCACTTGATATTGTTGCGCAATTGGAGTTGCTACAG GCTCCAGGATTATCATTTTTGTTACCTGAACCATACTTAAACTACCCCAG GCTTACAGGGAGAGCGGTTGCTGAATTTGCAATTGAAAAGGGAGATGGTTCAACGTTTTCCCCAGAGGCTGGTGGTCAATCTCGAAATACAATTACAATCCAG GTCGTCTTGGATGGGTATTCTGCACCACTTACAGCAGGGAACTTTGCAAAACTG GTGGCTGATGGGGCTTATAATGGGGTGAAACTTTTGTCCATCAACCAAGCAATTATCTCAGACAGTGCAATGGGAAAGGCAGTCGGCTACAGTGTTCCCCTGGAGATAATGCCATCTGGGCAGTTTGAGCCACTGTACAAGACAACCCTAAACGTACAG GATGGTGAGCTGCCTGTGCTTCCACTATCTGTTTATGGTGCAGTGGCCATGGCTCATAATGAGGTGTCCGAGGAGTATTCTTCACCAAACcagtttttcttttatctttatGACAAGAGAAAT TCTGGCTTAGGAGGGATATCCTTTGATGAGGGTCAGTTTTCTGTCTGTGg ATATACTACGGTGGGACGAGAAAATTTAAGTCAGATTAAAACTGGGGACGTCATTCGATCTGCAAAGCTAGTGGAAGGCCAAGATCGCCTCATACTACCCAAGGAAAATTCGAACTGA
- the LOC140964946 gene encoding peptidyl-prolyl cis-trans isomerase CYP37, chloroplastic isoform X2: MAFLLCASCACLSPTKHSLLAPSAAKPISSSTVSSILCFNRGPYLERFLSPKFSRIWSQKDNDANELMNECNHRPYLGTWMDLGRKQFEITLAAVIFFLQLTSPVSGTVHEFWSIPSAEAVLYSPETKIPRTGELALRRAIPANTNMKAIQYSLEDISYLLRIPQRKPFGTMEGNVKKALKIATDEKESILSSIPVELREEGSVLYASLTDGKGGLKNLLESIKDKDADKVSVGLASSLDIVAQLELLQAPGLSFLLPEPYLNYPRLTGRAVAEFAIEKGDGSTFSPEAGGQSRNTITIQVVLDGYSAPLTAGNFAKLVADGAYNGVKLLSINQAIISDSAMGKAVGYSVPLEIMPSGQFEPLYKTTLNDGELPVLPLSVYGAVAMAHNEVSEEYSSPNQFFFYLYDKRNSGLGGISFDEGQFSVCGYTTVGRENLSQIKTGDVIRSAKLVEGQDRLILPKENSN, from the exons ATGGCCTTCCTTTTGTGTGCTTCCTGTGCCTGTCTCTCTCCCACCAAGCATTCACTACTCGCCCCATCTGCTGCAAAGCCCATTTCTAGTTCAACTGTAAGCTCCATACTTTGCTTCAACAGAGGACCTTATCTGGAAAGATTTCTCTCTCCTAAATTCAGTCGCATTTGGTCCCAAAAGGATAATGACGCAAAT GAGTTGATGAATGAGTGCAATCATCGGCCTTATTTAGGAACATGGATGGACCTAGGAAGGAAGCAGTTTGAGATCACCCTGGCAGCCGTCATTTTCTTTCTCCAGCTAACATCTCCAGTATCTGGGACAGTTCACGAGTTTTGGTCCATTCCTTCTGCTGAAGCAGTGCTTTATTCCCCAGAAACAAAAATTCCTCGGACAGGGGAACTGGCTTTGAGAAGAGCAATTCCAGCTAATACCAATATGAAAGCTATACAG TATTCTCTGGAGGACATTTCTTACTTGCTTAGGATCCCACAGAGGAAACCCTTTGGAACCATGGAGGGAAATGTCAAGAAAGCTCTGAAG ATTGCCACAGATGAAAAAGAGTCCATTCTGTCGAGCATACCAGTTGAATTGAGGGAGGAAGGTTCAGTTCTATATGCATCTCTGACAGATGGGAAG GGTGGACTGAAAAACCTTCTTGAAAGCATCAAGGATAAAGATGCTGACAAAGTGTCAGTTGGCCTTGCGTCTTCACTTGATATTGTTGCGCAATTGGAGTTGCTACAG GCTCCAGGATTATCATTTTTGTTACCTGAACCATACTTAAACTACCCCAG GCTTACAGGGAGAGCGGTTGCTGAATTTGCAATTGAAAAGGGAGATGGTTCAACGTTTTCCCCAGAGGCTGGTGGTCAATCTCGAAATACAATTACAATCCAG GTCGTCTTGGATGGGTATTCTGCACCACTTACAGCAGGGAACTTTGCAAAACTG GTGGCTGATGGGGCTTATAATGGGGTGAAACTTTTGTCCATCAACCAAGCAATTATCTCAGACAGTGCAATGGGAAAGGCAGTCGGCTACAGTGTTCCCCTGGAGATAATGCCATCTGGGCAGTTTGAGCCACTGTACAAGACAACCCTAAAC GATGGTGAGCTGCCTGTGCTTCCACTATCTGTTTATGGTGCAGTGGCCATGGCTCATAATGAGGTGTCCGAGGAGTATTCTTCACCAAACcagtttttcttttatctttatGACAAGAGAAAT TCTGGCTTAGGAGGGATATCCTTTGATGAGGGTCAGTTTTCTGTCTGTGg ATATACTACGGTGGGACGAGAAAATTTAAGTCAGATTAAAACTGGGGACGTCATTCGATCTGCAAAGCTAGTGGAAGGCCAAGATCGCCTCATACTACCCAAGGAAAATTCGAACTGA
- the LOC140964946 gene encoding peptidyl-prolyl cis-trans isomerase CYP37, chloroplastic isoform X1, producing MAFLLCASCACLSPTKHSLLAPSAAKPISSSTVSSILCFNRGPYLERFLSPKFSRIWSQKDNDANELMNECNHRPYLGTWMDLGRKQFEITLAAVIFFLQLTSPVSGTVHEFWSIPSAEAVLYSPETKIPRTGELALRRAIPANTNMKAIQYSLEDISYLLRIPQRKPFGTMEGNVKKALKIATDEKESILSSIPVELREEGSVLYASLTDGKGGLKNLLESIKDKDADKVSVGLASSLDIVAQLELLQAPGLSFLLPEPYLNYPRLTGRAVAEFAIEKGDGSTFSPEAGGQSRNTITIQVVLDGYSAPLTAGNFAKLVADGAYNGVKLLSINQAIISDSAMGKAVGYSVPLEIMPSGQFEPLYKTTLNVQDGELPVLPLSVYGAVAMAHNEVSEEYSSPNQFFFYLYDKRNSGLGGISFDEGQFSVCGYTTVGRENLSQIKTGDVIRSAKLVEGQDRLILPKENSN from the exons ATGGCCTTCCTTTTGTGTGCTTCCTGTGCCTGTCTCTCTCCCACCAAGCATTCACTACTCGCCCCATCTGCTGCAAAGCCCATTTCTAGTTCAACTGTAAGCTCCATACTTTGCTTCAACAGAGGACCTTATCTGGAAAGATTTCTCTCTCCTAAATTCAGTCGCATTTGGTCCCAAAAGGATAATGACGCAAAT GAGTTGATGAATGAGTGCAATCATCGGCCTTATTTAGGAACATGGATGGACCTAGGAAGGAAGCAGTTTGAGATCACCCTGGCAGCCGTCATTTTCTTTCTCCAGCTAACATCTCCAGTATCTGGGACAGTTCACGAGTTTTGGTCCATTCCTTCTGCTGAAGCAGTGCTTTATTCCCCAGAAACAAAAATTCCTCGGACAGGGGAACTGGCTTTGAGAAGAGCAATTCCAGCTAATACCAATATGAAAGCTATACAG TATTCTCTGGAGGACATTTCTTACTTGCTTAGGATCCCACAGAGGAAACCCTTTGGAACCATGGAGGGAAATGTCAAGAAAGCTCTGAAG ATTGCCACAGATGAAAAAGAGTCCATTCTGTCGAGCATACCAGTTGAATTGAGGGAGGAAGGTTCAGTTCTATATGCATCTCTGACAGATGGGAAG GGTGGACTGAAAAACCTTCTTGAAAGCATCAAGGATAAAGATGCTGACAAAGTGTCAGTTGGCCTTGCGTCTTCACTTGATATTGTTGCGCAATTGGAGTTGCTACAG GCTCCAGGATTATCATTTTTGTTACCTGAACCATACTTAAACTACCCCAG GCTTACAGGGAGAGCGGTTGCTGAATTTGCAATTGAAAAGGGAGATGGTTCAACGTTTTCCCCAGAGGCTGGTGGTCAATCTCGAAATACAATTACAATCCAG GTCGTCTTGGATGGGTATTCTGCACCACTTACAGCAGGGAACTTTGCAAAACTG GTGGCTGATGGGGCTTATAATGGGGTGAAACTTTTGTCCATCAACCAAGCAATTATCTCAGACAGTGCAATGGGAAAGGCAGTCGGCTACAGTGTTCCCCTGGAGATAATGCCATCTGGGCAGTTTGAGCCACTGTACAAGACAACCCTAAACGTACAG GATGGTGAGCTGCCTGTGCTTCCACTATCTGTTTATGGTGCAGTGGCCATGGCTCATAATGAGGTGTCCGAGGAGTATTCTTCACCAAACcagtttttcttttatctttatGACAAGAGAAAT TCTGGCTTAGGAGGGATATCCTTTGATGAGGGTCAGTTTTCTGTCTGTGg ATATACTACGGTGGGACGAGAAAATTTAAGTCAGATTAAAACTGGGGACGTCATTCGATCTGCAAAGCTAGTGGAAGGCCAAGATCGCCTCATACTACCCAAGGAAAATTCGAACTGA